The Dehalococcoidales bacterium genomic sequence CCCCTCTAATGCCCCTAATCCTGATCTCGGAATTGATTTCGTCAGGTTTCTTCTGGAACCGGAAGGACAGAAAATAATGACCTCCAACGATCATCCCACCATATCCCCGGCCATTGCCGATAATCCCGAGAGCCTGCCTTCCGGGATTAAGCAATTACTGCGTTGAAAGGCAGGCTTCTGGCTTACAATGTTACCCTACAGATTACACACAAGCTTAGTTTGTTCACCTGAATGTTGAAGCGGTTTATCTCTATACTCTTGATAGAGCATACCCTTTGTCTGTAGTGTAGTTATACCTACAATTGGACAACCATCCCCGATTATTAAGTAGGCGTGCCAACTCTTATGCTGAAGGGTAGTAATGGTGTATTGTGACTACGTAACCAATATCATTTAACATTCCTCAGTTTGGTTTACTATAGAATTCATCTTCTAGATACGATATATCCTGCCACGAGTATTAGAGAACCCCCTAGTATCATAAGTGGTGTCGGCGTTTGAGATAGAAATATTAACCCAAAAACCACGGCACTAGCAGGTTCGAGATAGGTTAATACTACTGCTTTCTGAGCCTTTATCAAATTCAAACCTTTCAGGTAGAAGGTGACTGCAAAGCCAGTGTTTAAGATACCCAAAATCATAAGGAGTATCAGGGAATGCAGATCGGGAGGAAAATCTATGCCTATTACAAAAGGCAAGAGAAACACTGAGGCTATAGAGTAGGAGTAAAACGCCACAACTTGGTTTGAGAAACTAGACAAAGCCTTCTTCGATAAGATGACGAATCCTGCGTATGCGAGACCAGCGAGTAACCCAAGAACTATTCCCAGTTGATTCTGATCGCCACCAAAACGCAAGCCCTGTTGAAAAGAGATTAGCAATATCCCCCCTACGGAAATAACCAAGGCAATCAGCGTAGATTTCTCCAGCTTTTCTTTAAGTAACAAAGGGATAAGCAAGGTTGCGAATATTGGAGCCGTGTAGTTAAGAAAGACAGCATTGGCGATAGCAATGAGTTTCATCGATTGGAAGAGTAAAGCCCATCCCAGAGTAAGCATTAACCCTAAGCCCAGCATGATGTTCCATGATTTCCAGGACTTGGCAACGGTTATCACTTCTGATCTTTGGGTTATAAGCACTACAGGTAATAGAGTAAGACTCGCAAAAATGACTCGGAAGAAAGTAATGGACTGGGCATCGTAGGCAACCTGGTTTACAATCACCCCATTAGAGCCCCAAATTATAGCTGCTACGGCCACATACAAATACCCGGAGAATCTTGATTTGAATCGCTCCAGCATGACTACCCTGTTCGCATAAACCTCGGAAAAGTCATTCTATATTCTATATCATAATCAGTACTGAGGTCGTCCCTCCTTTGGTTGTATTATCATACCTTTAGCGACGATTGACCCTTTCAGCCGTTTGTTTAATACAATGATGAGCATTTTTTCGGTATGTACTAAATATACACGCAGGGACCATTTGACTTACAAGCCAAATCAGGATATTCGATGCCGGATGTGGAAAAGGTTTTAAACGGGCTGGATTGGCTTCGATATAGAATTCCAAAAGTAAAAACGCCAGGATGAAGTGGGCTACGGTGATTAATGACGCGACTTTGAAAGCCACCCCGTGTTTCGGGCATAATTTACCTTGTATAGCTGTCGCATATCACTGATAACCCCACTTTTTGGGTAAAATTGATTTTCGGTACGGAGATTATTTTGACTGCAAGAGCTGCCAGCCTGGTCAAGAACCACAATTTCGTGTTCATGCTTGCCATGGTGCTTGCCCTGACTTTTGGGCTGGATACACGCTGGACGGAGACACTACTGATGCCGGCCCTGGGTCTAAACATGACCCTTTCTGTACTTGACATTAGCAATCAAGACCTCGCCTCAATGCGCAGGACGCCGCGGCCAGTGCTGCTTTCACTTTTGTTCAACTATGTTGTTTTGGGTGGTGGCATGCTACTTATGGCTAGGTGGTTAATAAAGGATACCCAGATATGGGGAGGGTTCGTTACCCTTGCGGCTATGCCGCCTGGTGTTGCTGCCGTGCCCTTCAGCTATATGCTAGGTGGTAATACAGTATTCTCGCTGCTGGGAACGGCAGGGTTATACCTCGCCTCGCTAGGTATAACACCGGCTCTCATGATTCTGTTGCTTGGTTCGGATTTTGTTAACCCGCTACGTTTACTCACCATACTGGCTCAGTTGATAGTAGTTCCGCTGGCGGTATCACGTTTGCTTATCTATAAGGGCCTTTTCGAACGCATCAAAAGGTGGCGAGATACGGTGGTTACTTGGAGTTACTTTCTGGTAATCTACGTAGTTATCGGTGTCAACCGGGAGGTTTTCTTCGCCCATCACGATATACTGTTTGAGGTTGTTGTCATCGCATTTACCCTTACCTTTGGACTTGCCCATATCATAGATTTCGCTGCTCGCAAGATGAATGTCGAAAGGCCCACGGCGATAAGCTGGGTTATGGTTGCAACCCTGAAGAACGCTGGTCTTGCCAGTGCCGTAGCCATCGCCTTTCTTGGTGAAAAAGCGGCTTTCCCGGCAGGAGTTATTTCGCCTTTCGGTATTTTACAGTTTCTATGGCTGGGTTTCTACTACGGGAAGATACGCAAACGGGAAGGCGTGCAGTGATTCATCACGGGTGAAATAGGGCTTACCTATTGTATCCCCGTGTCTGTTTCAGATTTACTCTTGCCTACGAGCATAAGGGTACCTACATAGCCGTTGACTTAGAGACTAGGGAAATATAGTCTTGATTGAGCTATGGGGGCATGGATACGAACTCCCCAGCAAGAAACTAGAGTGAGATTGGCGATAATATAACCGCTGTTACTAATTAAGATGGTAAATAAAATTGTGTGTTTATACAAAGTTTATTTAGTGCAATTGAGAATAAAAAAGGGGTAGCCGGAAATTTCCGACCACCCCTGGAAATAGAGACGAAAAAAGGTATAGTATCCCTATAGCGGATACTATACCGTTAAAAAAGTATGGCTACCCTCATCAAGAGAGGCCCATTATAAGTTGTTAGACCGCCCCGCTCTCTGAAAAAAGGCAAGGCTAACCCTATATCAAACCGAGCAATTATCGCCTTGCTTTTGTTATCTACCCCCTTAAATAACCATATCAGTAGCCCGCAACCCGCTGGCACTACTGATATTATGGACTAGCCCGACTTATGTCCGTGGGAAAGTCCATAAGCTAATTATAGGGATATCACCAAAAGCAAGTTAAACCTTGCCCTTGAGTGGTAGCTTTTATATTCAGTTGTCCAGAACCTTGCCTAACCCGCACCTCGCTGGCATTAGCCAAAACCCTAGAGAAGGTATTATCCCTTCCACTATATATATTGGTAAATCACCCCGTTTTATGACGCTTCTATAAGCTTTTTTTGAGCCTTTTTTCTTTCGCGCCAGTAGTAGTGTGCTTCACTATCGGTTAGCCGATAGCCCGCATGCTTTTTATAGGCAAGCTTAACAAACCGGTGAGGATAGCCTTCCAGAATAAGACGAGCGTCAAGTCTAGGTATAAAATCGGCGCTATCATCGGCTATCAATTCGCATAACGGTGTGCTATCCCCGTTACCATCCTCTACCAGCCTATCAAGGCTGTCTAACTTGATTGCCTTCGGACATTCTCGGTATAGATTGTACTCTTTACACTTTGCCCGTTGCGCTTTGCTACATCGGCTACAGTCTATCCCGTTAACCCTCTTAAAGTGAACTCTCCAGTATTGCGCCCTCTCATAGCAGGCCACCCGTATCAACCCCGCTTTTGTCAAAGGCCTTCCCATCT encodes the following:
- a CDS encoding DMT family transporter gives rise to the protein MLERFKSRFSGYLYVAVAAIIWGSNGVIVNQVAYDAQSITFFRVIFASLTLLPVVLITQRSEVITVAKSWKSWNIMLGLGLMLTLGWALLFQSMKLIAIANAVFLNYTAPIFATLLIPLLLKEKLEKSTLIALVISVGGILLISFQQGLRFGGDQNQLGIVLGLLAGLAYAGFVILSKKALSSFSNQVVAFYSYSIASVFLLPFVIGIDFPPDLHSLILLMILGILNTGFAVTFYLKGLNLIKAQKAVVLTYLEPASAVVFGLIFLSQTPTPLMILGGSLILVAGYIVSRR